Proteins from a single region of Hermetia illucens chromosome 3, iHerIll2.2.curated.20191125, whole genome shotgun sequence:
- the LOC119652306 gene encoding CD63 antigen: MAADNPYNLNAGMKCVKYMLIIINFMFLLTSILLILVGTTIQTIFGDFKTFIYENFLSPPALLVAVGCILMIVATFGCFGALRESTMLINVYGVFLLLVFILEVAAAIAAFALQGQIYNMLVRTMGSALHFYETDEAAHAAVDFMQEGLQCCGVFDPKDWDTLLNVPEGNDTSKLYVPNSCCAGFNDDSQECVFYYTSGCLNRMVFVISQSATLIATGATTVAFVQLLGVVCAFMLAKTIRRTKSLRAARKWQLQHSLGLDASGKSVYDPQYTQLEKSELTTEPITYKSPSVN, translated from the exons CTTACATCGATTCTTTTGATTCTGGTTGGAACAACAATCCAAACTATCTTCGGAGATTTCAAAACATTTATATATGAAAATTTCCTATCACCTCCCGCACTCCTTGTAGCCGTCGGATGTATCCTAATGATCGTTGCCACATTTGGATGCTTCGGGGCTCTACGAGAAAGCACTATGTTAATAAATGTC TATGGAGTTTTCCTTCTTCTGGTGTTCATTCTCGAAGTTGCCGCCGCAATAGCTGCTTTCGCTCTGCAGGGCCAAATTTACAATATGTTGGTTCGTACCATGGGATCAGCTTTGCACTTCTACGAGACTGATGAAGCTGCTCATGCTGCCGTTGATTTTATGCAAGAAGGG CTCCAATGTTGTGGCGTTTTTGATCCAAAGGACTGGGATACATTACTCAATGTGCCAGAAGGAAATGATACCTCCAAACTATATGTACCAAACTCTTGCTGTGCTGGATTCAATGATGATTCACAAGAATGCGTATTCTACTACACATCTGGATGCCTGAACAGGATGGTCTTCGTCATCTCGCAGAGTGCGACCCTAATCGCTACCGGAGCAACAACTGTAGCTTTTGTTCAG CTACTTGGTGTCGTCTGCGCCTTCATGCTAGCCAAAACAATTCGCCGTACTAAATCACTACGTGCAGCTCGGAAATGGCAACTACAGCACAGCCTTGGTTTGGACGCCAGCGGTAAGAGCGTATACGATCCACAATATACGCAATTGGAGAAGTCTGAATTGACAACGGAGCCGATCACCTACAAGAGTCCAAGTGTGAACTAG